In one Bos mutus isolate GX-2022 chromosome 19, NWIPB_WYAK_1.1, whole genome shotgun sequence genomic region, the following are encoded:
- the MYADML2 gene encoding myeloid-associated differentiation marker-like protein 2, translating into MGSTMEPPGGGYLHLGAVTSPVGTARVLQLVFGCTTFSLVAHRGGFSGVQGTFCMAAWGFCFALSVLVVACEFTRLHGCLRLSWGNFTAAFAMLATLLSATAAVIYPLYFTRLECPPEPEGCTARNFRLAASVFAGLLFLAYATEVALTRARPGQVASYMATVSGLLKIVQAFVACIIFGALVHDSRYGRYVATQWCVAVYSLCFLATVVVVILSVLGHTGGLGCPFDRMVVVYTFLAVLLYLSAAVIWPVFCFDPKYGEPGRPPDCPRGSCPWDSQLVVATFTYVNLLLYVADLAYSQRIRFVPTF; encoded by the coding sequence ATGGGCAGCACCATGGAGCCCCCCGGGGGCGGCTACCTGCACCTGGGTGCCGTGACATCTCCCGTGGGCACAGCCCGCGTGCTGCAGCTGGTCTTTGGCTGCACCACCTTCAGCCTGGTGGCCCACAGGGGTGGCTTCTCGGGCGTTCAGGGCACCTTCTGCATGGCGGCCTGGGGTTTCTGCTTTGCGCTCTCCGTCCTGGTGGTGGCCTGCGAGTTCACCCGGCTACACGGCTGTCTGCGCCTGTCCTGGGGAAACTTCACAGCGGCCTTCGCCATGCTCGCCACGCTGCTGTCCGCTACAGCGGCGGTCATCTACCCACTATACTTCACCCGGCTGGAGTGTCCGCCTGAGCCCGAGGGCTGCACAGCCAGGAACTTCCGCCTGGCAGCCAGCGTCTTCGCCGGGCTCCTCTTCTTGGCCTACGCTACGGAGGTGGCCCTGACCCGGGCCCGGCCAGGCCAGGTGGCCAGCTACATGGCCACAGTGTCAGGCCTCCTCAAGATCGTCCAGGCCTTCGTGGCCTGCATCATATTTGGGGCGCTGGTCCATGATAGCCGCTATGGGCGCTACGTGGCCACCCAATGGTGTGTGGCCGTCTACAGCCTTTGCTTCCTGGccacagtggtggtggtgatccTGAGTGTGCTGGGTCACACGGGGGGCCTGGGCTGCCCCTTCGACCGTATGGTGGTGGTGTACACCTTCTTGGCCGTGCTCCTCTACCTCAGTGCTGCAGTGATCTGGCCCGTCTTCTGCTTCGACCCCAAGTATGGTGAGCCTGGGCGGCCCCCCGACTGCCCGAGGGGCAGCTGCCCCTGGGACAGCCAGCTGGTGGTGGCCACCTTCACTTACGTCAACCTGCTCCTCTACGTCGCCGACCTGGCCTACTCCCAGAGGATCCGCTTCGTGCCCACCTTCTAG
- the PYCR1 gene encoding pyrroline-5-carboxylate reductase 1, mitochondrial: protein MSVGFIGAGQLAFALAKGFTAAGVVAAHKIMASSPDMDLATVSALRKMGVNLTHHNKETVQHSDVLFLAVKPHIIPFILDEIAANIEARHIVVSCAAGVTISSIEKKLTAFQPAPKVIRCMTNTPVVVREGATVYATGTHAQVEDGRLLEQLMSSVGFCTEVEEDLIDAVTGLSGSGPAYAFTALDALADGGVKMGLPRRLAVRLGAQALLGAAKMLLDSEQHPGQLKDNVCSPGGATIHALHVLESGGFRSLLIKAVEASCTRTRELQSMADQEKVSPAAIKKTILDKVKLDSPPGTSLAPSGHSKLLPRSMAPAGKQD from the exons ATGAGCGTGGGCTTCATCGGGGCTGGCCAGTTGGCCTTTGCGCTGGCCAAGGGCTTCACAGCAGCAG GTGTTGTTGCTGCCCACAAGATAATGGCCAGTTCTCCAGACATGGACCTGGCCACCGTTTCTGCCCTCAGG AAGATGGGGGTGAACCTCACGCATCACAACAAGGAGACCGTGCAGCACAGCGACGTGCTCTTCCTGGCCGTGAAGCCACACATCATCCCCTTCATCCTGGATGAGATCGCCGCCAACATTGAGGCTCGGCACATCGTGGTGTCCTGTGCAGCCGGTGTCACCATCAGCTCCATTGAGAAG AAGCTGACGGCGTTCCAGCCAGCTCCCAAAGTCATCCGCTGCATGACCAACACGCCGGTCGTGGTGCGGGAAGGGGCCACAGTGTATGCCACAGGCACCCATGCCCAGGTGGAGGACGGCAGGCTCCTGGAGCAGCTCATGAGCAGCGTGGGCTTCTGCACGGAGGTGGAGGAGGACCTGATTGATGCCGTCACAGGGCTCAGTGGCAGTGGCCCAGCCTAT GCATTCACAGCCCTGGACGCACTGGCTGATGGAGGTGTGAAGATGGGACTTCCAAGACGCCTGGCAGTCCGCCTCGGGGCCCAGGCTCTGCTG GGGGCTGCCAAGATGCTACTGGACTCTGAACAGCACCCAGGCCAACTCAAGGACAACGTCTGCTCACCAGGCGGGGCCACGATCCATGCGTTGCACGTGCTGGAGAGCGGGGGCTTTCGCTCGCTGCTCATCAAGGCCGTGGAGGCCTCCTGCACCCGCACACG agagctgcagtccatggccgACCAGGAGAAGGTCTCACCAGCTGCCATCAAGAAAACCATCCTGGACAAGGTGAAACTGGACTCCCCTCCCGGCACCTCGCTGGCCCCTTCTGGCCACTCCAAGCTGCTGCCCCGCAGCATGGCCCCAGCAGGCAAGCAGGACTGA